A single genomic interval of Malania oleifera isolate guangnan ecotype guangnan chromosome 11, ASM2987363v1, whole genome shotgun sequence harbors:
- the LOC131167657 gene encoding putative pentatricopeptide repeat-containing protein At3g13770, mitochondrial yields MKMLRTIPTFFHQPNHAFSSVSTQFSLQPNIPMFPPAPPNLKILCSNGQLKEALLEMAVQGLEVNFKGYDSILTECVNQRAIRKGQRVHAHMIKTRYLPPVYLRTRLIVFYSKCEWLRDARRVLDEMPDRNVVSWTAMISAYSQRGYTSEALDLFVQMLRSGTKPNEFTFATVLTSCLGAFGLDQGRQVHSLIIKNNFDTHMYVGSSLLDMYAKSGRIHEAREVFEGLPERDVVSCTAIISGYAQLGLDEEALDLFRKLQKEGMISNYVTYANVLTALSGLAALDHGRQVHSHVLRSELPFYVVLQNSLIDMYSKCGNLNYSRRVFDNMPERTVISWNAMLVGYGKHGMEREVVKLFKLMREENKVKPDSVTFLAVLSGCSHGGMEDRGVEIFEEMVNGKDGVELEIEHYGCVVDLLGRAGQVEKAFEFIKQMPFEPTAAIWGSLLGACRVHMNVRIGEIVAHRLLEIEPENAGNYVILSNLYASAGRWEDVRTLRELMKNKAVVKEPGRSWIELDQMLHTFHASDRSHPRRQEVFSKVKELSIKIKEAGYIPDLSCVLYDVDDEQKEKILLGHSEKLALAFGLIGSPDGVPVRVMKNLRICVDCHNFAKFVSKVYGREVSLRDKNRFHHITGGICSCGDYW; encoded by the exons ATGAAAATGCTCAGGACAATCCCTACATTTTTCCATCAACCCAATCATGCATTTTCTTCCGTCTCAACTCAATTTTCTCTACAGCCAAACATCCCCATGTTCCCGCCAGCCCCACCAAATTTGAAAATCCTGTGCTCCAACGGTCAACTGAAAGAGGCCCTTCTAGAAATGGCCGTGCAAGGTCTTGAAGTGAACTTCAAAGGCTATGATTCAATCTTAACGGAGTGTGTGAACCAACGAGCCATTAGAAAAGGTCAAAGAGTCCATGCCCACATGATAAAGACGCGTTATCTCCCGCCTGTGTACCTCAGAACCAGGTTAATTGTCTTCTACAGCAAATGTGAGTGGCTGAGAGATGCACGCAGAGTGCTCGACGAAATGCCTGATCGGAATGTAGTTTCTTGGACTGCCATGATTTCAGCTTATTCTCAGAGGGGGTATACCTCTGAAGCTTTGGATCTTTTTGTACAGATGTTGAGATCAG GTACAAAGCCAAATGAGTTCACTTTTGCAACAGTACTTACCTCTTGTTTGGGTGCTTTTGGGCTGGATCAGGGAAGGCAAGTCCACTCTTTAATAATCAAGAACAATTTTGACACGCATATGTATGTTGGCAGTTCACTTCTTGACATGTATGCGAAATCTGGTAGAATCCATGAAGCTCGGGAAGTTTTTGAAGGCTTGCCAGAGAGGGATGTTGTATCTTGTACCGCCATAATCTCAGGCTATGCTCAATTGGGACTTGATGAGGAGGCTTTGGATCTATTCCGTAAGTTGCAGAAGGAAGGAATGATTTCAAATTATGTTACTTATGCCAATGTTTTAACAGCATTATCAGGGCTTGCTGCATTAGATCATGGCAGACAAGTTCATAGTCATGTACTTCGATCTGAACTGCCTTTCTATGTGGTTCTGCAGAATTCTCTGATTGACATGTACTCAAAATGTGGAAATCTCAACTATTCAAGGAGGGTCTTTGATAACATGCCTGAGAGAACTGTTATATCATGGAATGCGATGCTTGTCGGTTATGGTAAACATGGGATGGAAAGAGAGGTGGTCAAGCTTTTCAAATTGATGAGAGAAGAAAATAAAGTTAAACCAGATAGTGTCACTTTTTTGGCTGTTTTGTCTGGTTGTAGCCATGGAGGAATGGAAGATAGAGGGGTGGAAATTTTTGAAGAAATGGTGAATGGGAAAGACGGGGTTGAACTAGAGATTGAGCACTATGGGTGTGTTGTTGATTTGCTTGGACGTGCTGGCCAAGTAGAAAAGGCTTTTGAATTTATCAAACAAATGCCTTTCGAGCCAACTGCTGCTATTTGGGGCTCGCTGTTGGGTGCTTGTAGGGTTCACATGAATGTTCGTATTGGGGAAATTGTGGCTCATCGGCTTTTAGAAATTGAGCCTGAAAATGCTGGGAATTATGTTATTCTGTCTAATTTGTATGCTTCTGCAGGGAGATGGGAAGATGTTAGGACTCTAAGGGAATTGATGAAGAACAAGGCTGTGGTGAAGGAGCCAGGAAGAAGCTGGATTGAGCTTGACCAAATGCTTCATACTTTTCATGCCAGCGATCGATCCCATCCAAGGAGGCAAGAGGTATTTTCAAAGGTGAAGGAATTGTCTATCAAAATCAAGGAAGCTGGATATATTCCTGATTTGAGTTGTGTTTTATATGATGTGGATGATGAGCAGAAGGAGAAGATTCTCCTAGGCCATAGTGAAAAGTTGGCCTTGGCTTTTGGACTGATTGGTAGCCCTGATGGAGTCCCTGTTCGGGTCATGAAAAACCTCCGTATTTGTGTGGATTGCCACAATTTTGCCAAGTTTGTGTCAAAGGTGTACGGTAGGGAAGTATCTTTAAGAGATAAGAACCGATTTCATCATATCACTGGAGGAATCTGTTCATGTGGAGACTACTGGTGA
- the LOC131167658 gene encoding probable polygalacturonase: MPRINTTSSLLQSAVIILLFTSTQSQTPTSQRSPPADGDCHSRTFSVADYGAVGDGVHYDTRHIQAAVDACSAAGGGRVVFPPGAYLTATIHLRSSVVLAIEEGARVLGGTRIEDYPADARRWYVVLAENATDVGITGGGAIDGRGLKFVVRLDPRKNVMVSWNRTGACEGDECRPRLVGFIGCRNVRVWNVTLTEPAYWCLHIVRSDNTSIHDVSIYGDFNIPNNDGIDIEDSNNTVITRCKIDTGDDAICPKTSTGPLYNLTATNCWIRTKSSAIKLGSASWFDFKGLVFDNITIVDSHRGLGMQIRDGGHVRDITFSNMNISTRYYDPSWWGRAEPIYVTTCPRDFNSKVGSISNIQFINVTATSENGVFLSGSIGGLLSNLRFINVELTYRRWTNYADGLADYRPGCQGLVHHSTAGFIMEHIKGLEVENVNMRWSNHRSGRWNNPLDFKPSTVNNISLLGFHSGLYREPEKGHRNNFSLK, from the exons ATGCCACGCATCAACACGACCAGTTCGCTTCTCCAATCAGCGGTCATCATCCTCTTGTTCACCAGTACCCAATCACAGACCCCCACGTCACAACGCAGTCCACCGGCCGACGGCGACTGCCACTCCCGCACCTTCTCCGTCGCCGACTACGGGGCCGTTGGCGACGGTGTCCACTACGACACACGCCACATCCAGGCTGCCGTCGATGCCTGCTCCGCCGCTGGTGGCGGCCGAGTCGTGTTCCCTCCGGGCGCCTACCTGACGGCGACGATCCACCTCAGATCCAGCGTCGTTTTGGCGATCGAAGAAGGAGCGAGGGTGTTGGGGGGTACGAGGATCGAGGACTATCCGGCGGATGCGCGGAGATGGTACGTGGTGCTCGCGGAGAACGCGACGGACGTGGGGATCACCGGCGGGGGGGCGATCGACGGCCGGGGATTGAAGTTCGTGGTAAGACTCGATCCAAGGAAGAACGTGATGGTGAGTTGGAATAGAACGGGAGCGTGCGAAGGAGACGAGTGTAGGCCGAGGCTCGTGGGCTTCATCGGATGCAGGAATGTTCGGGTTTGGAACGTGACCTTGACGGAGCCGGCTTACTGGTG CTTGCACATTGTACGGAGTGATAACACATCCATTCATGATGTTTCAATTTATGGAGATTTCAACATCCCAAATAATGATGGGATAGATATAGAGGATTCGAACAATACAGTCATCACAAGATGCAAAATTGATACAGGAGATGATGCCATCTGTCCTAAGACGTCCACCGGACCCCTCTATAACTTGACAGCTACAAACTGTTGGATCCGAACAAAATCTTCAGCAATCAAACTTGGTAGTGCTAGTTGGTTTGATTTTAAGGGTCTTGTGTTCGACAATATCACCATTGTTGATTCTCACAGAGGGCTTGGAATGCAGATCCGGGATGGAG GACATGTAAGAGACATTACCTTCTCGAACATGAATATAAGTACAAGATACTATGACCCTTCATGGTGGGGAAGGGCAGAGCCTATATATGTGACAACATGCCCAAGGGACTTCAATTCAAAGGTGGGATCAATCTCTAATATACAGTTCATCAACGTTACTGCAACATCCGAAAACGGTGTCTTCTTATCGGGTTCTATTGGTGGGCTGTTGAGCAATTTGAGATTCATCAATGTGGAACTCACTTACCGGAGATGGACAAACTATGCAGATGGGTTGGCAGATTATAGACCAGGATGCCAGGGTCTTGTTCATCACAGCACGGCTGGGTTCATCATGGAACACATTAAGGGCTTGGAGGTTGAAAATGTAAACATGAGATGGTCCAATCATCGATCGGGAAGGTGGAATAATCCGTTGGATTTCAAGCCTTCAACTGTAAATAATATTTCTTTGCTTGGTTTCCATTCTGGTCTGTACAGAGAACCAGAGAAAGGTCATAGAAATAACTTCAGCTTGAAATAA